From Phaseolus vulgaris cultivar G19833 unplaced genomic scaffold, P. vulgaris v2.0 scaffold_17, whole genome shotgun sequence, a single genomic window includes:
- the LOC137817159 gene encoding uncharacterized protein, with amino-acid sequence MEKYLRTSDLKAHVKACMIQTQLFSKDMDVHYMLIPTTLEGVSLEWYYSLPRNLVDIFDTFYGRFLARFADCKPMAATSTSLHNVVQEEAEGLRQFMVRFARATLNIPDLHPTMSVHALLVGLRPGKKKNI; translated from the coding sequence ATGGAGAAATACTTGAGGACCTCTGATCTTAAGGCACATGTTAAGGCCTGTATGATCCAGACTCAGCTATTCTCAAAGGATATGGACGTGCACTACATGTTGATTCCCACCACTCTGGAAGGGGTGTCCTTGGAATGGTATTACTCTCTACCCAGGAACTTGGTAGACATTTTTGACACGTTCTATGGTCGGTTCCTCGCCAGGTTCGCGGATTGCAAGCCCATGGCTGCCACCTCGACATCCTTGCACAATGTCGTGCAAGAGGAAGCAGAAGGCTTGAGGCAGTTCATGGTCCGATTTGCTCGAGCTACTTTAAACATACCCGACCTGCACCCAACAATGTCTGTGCATGCCTTGCTAGTGGGGCTACGTCCagggaagaagaaaaatatataa